The following proteins come from a genomic window of Tepidiforma thermophila:
- a CDS encoding Crp/Fnr family transcriptional regulator has product MTIETPARHSQPRGRQALQRSIAWYLRQLSRVLNVLTDEELERLVPHLTERRFKPRQVIFATGDPAERVYLILKGRVKIYQVADNGKEIILDVAGKGDVVGDMAIVEDGERTATAQAIDETIAVSISWEDFSHLLQQSPRLGMAMMELMARRLAGMQRTFMNIVSKPVSARLADTLLSRAEDGIIRLGLTHQELAQTIGTSRETVTALLSRFTTLGAIAPIPDGYRILDEDLLDDIAAGEVPVSPRHPVNTPASTMAG; this is encoded by the coding sequence ATGACCATCGAAACGCCTGCTCGCCACAGCCAGCCCCGCGGACGCCAGGCTCTCCAGCGCTCCATCGCCTGGTACCTCCGCCAGCTCTCCCGCGTGCTCAACGTCCTCACCGACGAAGAGCTCGAACGGCTCGTCCCCCACCTCACCGAACGCCGCTTCAAGCCGCGCCAGGTCATCTTCGCCACCGGCGACCCCGCCGAACGCGTTTACCTCATCCTCAAAGGGCGCGTCAAGATCTACCAGGTCGCCGATAACGGCAAGGAGATCATCCTCGATGTCGCCGGCAAGGGTGACGTCGTCGGCGATATGGCCATCGTCGAAGACGGCGAGCGCACCGCCACCGCCCAGGCCATCGACGAAACCATCGCCGTCTCCATCTCATGGGAAGACTTCTCCCACCTCCTCCAGCAGTCGCCCCGCCTCGGCATGGCGATGATGGAGCTCATGGCCCGCCGCCTCGCCGGCATGCAGCGCACCTTCATGAACATCGTCTCCAAGCCCGTCTCGGCCCGCCTCGCCGATACCCTCCTCTCCCGCGCCGAAGATGGCATCATCCGCCTCGGCCTCACTCACCAGGAGCTCGCACAAACCATCGGCACCAGCCGCGAGACCGTCACCGCCCTCCTCTCCCGCTTCACCACCCTCGGCGCCATCGCACCCATCCCCGACGGCTACCGCATCCTCGACGAAGACCTCCTCGATGACATCGCCGCCGGCGAGGTCCCCGTCTCCCCCCGGCATCCTGTGAACACACCGGCCAGTACCATGGCAGGGTGA
- a CDS encoding glycerophosphodiester phosphodiesterase has translation MSPAHTDPLAPDGPRPLLIAHGGGNSPSAAAAALAAGADLLEVDLWLHRGRFEARHERRIRFLPFLVETWYLKRLPSSHFGLEQLLDLAAASGAAVLLDLKDGGRDAAPALRDLLAASEPRPPVVASSQSWNILRALHQAIPGLPLLYSIDVRAKLDLFLAVAERDPLPRGISCRHTLLARPVVEQLRAAGLAVVAWTVDDLDRARELADWGVDGITTHRVAEFRDAFRASP, from the coding sequence GTGAGCCCGGCACACACGGACCCGCTCGCCCCGGACGGCCCCCGTCCCCTCCTCATCGCCCACGGCGGCGGCAACAGCCCCTCAGCTGCTGCCGCCGCCCTCGCCGCCGGCGCCGACCTCCTCGAGGTCGACCTCTGGCTCCACCGCGGCCGCTTCGAAGCCCGCCACGAGCGCCGCATCCGCTTCCTCCCCTTCCTCGTCGAAACCTGGTACCTCAAGCGGCTTCCCTCCTCCCACTTCGGCCTCGAACAGCTCCTCGACCTCGCCGCCGCTTCCGGCGCCGCCGTCCTGCTCGACCTCAAAGACGGCGGCCGCGATGCAGCCCCAGCGCTGCGCGACCTCCTCGCTGCTTCCGAGCCGCGCCCGCCTGTCGTCGCCTCCTCCCAATCGTGGAATATCCTCCGCGCCCTCCACCAGGCCATCCCCGGCCTCCCCCTTCTCTATTCCATCGACGTCCGCGCCAAGCTCGATCTCTTCCTCGCCGTCGCCGAACGCGACCCCCTTCCCCGCGGCATCTCCTGCCGCCACACCCTCCTGGCCCGCCCTGTCGTCGAACAGCTCCGCGCCGCCGGCCTCGCCGTCGTCGCCTGGACCGTCGACGACCTCGACCGCGCCCGCGAACTCGCCGACTGGGGCGTCGACGGCATCACCACCCACCGCGTCGCCGAATTCCGCGACGCCTTCCGCGCCAGCCCATGA
- the hemW gene encoding radical SAM family heme chaperone HemW translates to MSRPIAVYVHIPFCTVKCGYCDFNAYAGMDALKPAYLEALLAEIRANAPLLEGRTIASVGFGGGTPGELPAAHIATVLDALRNTAPFAPGAEVTLEVNPGTSSPAHLNALRAAGVTRLSIGAQSFDPAELAFLDRIHSPEATAATVAAARAAGFTSVSLDLMYGLPGQPLERWLATVRAALALQPDHLSLYALTIEPGTPLARRVERGEVTPADPDLTADMYEAASDLLETAGFEQYELSNWARPGHQSRHNRAYWTDADYLALGAGAHGYLAGERYANIDHPRAYIDAVACNAPRGPRPALAAVTTPPHPAHVADWLALRLRLLEGFSPREFEARWSLSLEAAAGPVLADAEAAGLLERSPRVRLTRRGRLLHGELAARLLAHLDRTLPRAAPAAR, encoded by the coding sequence ATGAGCCGCCCGATCGCCGTCTACGTCCACATCCCGTTCTGCACCGTGAAATGCGGCTACTGCGATTTCAACGCCTACGCCGGCATGGATGCCCTCAAGCCCGCCTACCTCGAAGCACTCCTCGCGGAAATCCGCGCCAACGCCCCCCTCCTCGAAGGCCGCACCATCGCTTCGGTCGGCTTCGGCGGCGGCACCCCCGGCGAACTCCCCGCCGCCCACATCGCCACCGTCCTCGATGCCCTCCGCAACACCGCGCCCTTCGCGCCCGGTGCCGAAGTCACCCTCGAAGTCAACCCCGGCACCTCCAGCCCGGCGCACCTCAATGCCCTCCGCGCCGCCGGCGTCACCCGCCTCTCCATCGGCGCCCAGTCCTTCGACCCGGCCGAGCTCGCCTTCCTCGACCGCATCCACTCCCCCGAAGCCACGGCCGCCACCGTCGCCGCAGCCCGCGCTGCCGGCTTCACCTCTGTCAGCCTCGACCTCATGTACGGCCTTCCCGGCCAGCCGCTCGAACGCTGGCTCGCCACCGTCCGGGCGGCCCTCGCCCTCCAGCCCGACCACCTCTCCCTCTACGCGCTTACTATCGAGCCCGGCACCCCCCTGGCGCGCCGCGTCGAGCGGGGCGAAGTGACCCCCGCCGACCCTGACCTTACCGCCGACATGTACGAGGCCGCCTCCGACCTCCTCGAAACCGCCGGGTTCGAACAGTACGAACTCTCGAACTGGGCCCGCCCGGGCCACCAGTCCCGCCACAACCGCGCCTACTGGACCGATGCCGACTACCTCGCCCTCGGCGCCGGCGCGCACGGCTACCTCGCCGGCGAGCGCTACGCCAATATCGACCACCCCCGCGCCTACATCGATGCCGTCGCCTGCAACGCCCCCCGCGGGCCGCGCCCGGCGCTCGCCGCCGTCACGACGCCGCCCCACCCCGCGCACGTCGCCGATTGGCTCGCCCTCCGCCTCCGCCTCCTCGAAGGGTTCTCACCCCGGGAGTTCGAAGCCCGCTGGTCGCTCTCCCTCGAGGCCGCCGCCGGCCCGGTCCTCGCCGACGCCGAAGCAGCCGGCCTGCTCGAACGTTCCCCCCGCGTCCGCCTCACACGCCGCGGGCGCCTCCTCCACGGCGAACTCGCCGCCCGCCTCCTCGCCCACCTCGACCGCACCCTCCCGCGCGCAGCCCCTGCGGCCCGCTAA
- the secF gene encoding protein translocase subunit SecF — protein MLDFAGKRWWYLGFSGVFFLAALAALAIFGLKPGIEFTSGSTFTIEFKERTVTQAELRQAMRDLGHPEARVQQSGTNTFIVRTNELENAPSLTGGAGPVPPGEIDDIERALQERFGALERKDFATVSGSVSAEIARYATLAVIAAAVAILVYIWLAFRQLPKAWRYGACAVIALVHDAVIVMGLFAVLGEFRGVEVDTAFITAILTVIGFSVHDTIVVFDRVREVVSQDPYVPFEEAVNASLTETLARSINTSVTVLLTIVAMLLIGGETIRNFLLVLLVGIVAGTYSSIGVASQVLVAWENGDLAKLWRKVRGQQKLAAEAA, from the coding sequence ATGCTGGACTTTGCAGGCAAGCGCTGGTGGTACCTCGGGTTTTCGGGCGTGTTTTTCCTGGCGGCACTGGCTGCGCTGGCGATCTTTGGGCTCAAGCCGGGCATCGAGTTCACGTCGGGGTCGACGTTTACGATTGAGTTCAAGGAGCGGACGGTTACGCAGGCGGAGCTGCGGCAGGCGATGCGCGACCTGGGCCATCCGGAGGCGCGGGTACAGCAATCGGGCACCAACACGTTCATCGTGCGGACGAACGAACTGGAGAACGCGCCAAGCCTGACGGGCGGAGCCGGGCCGGTTCCGCCGGGGGAGATCGACGACATCGAGCGGGCGCTGCAGGAGCGGTTCGGGGCGCTGGAGCGGAAGGACTTTGCGACGGTGTCAGGGTCGGTATCTGCGGAGATTGCGCGGTATGCGACGCTGGCGGTGATTGCGGCGGCGGTCGCGATCCTGGTCTACATCTGGCTGGCGTTCCGGCAGCTGCCGAAGGCGTGGCGGTACGGTGCGTGCGCGGTGATCGCGCTGGTGCACGATGCGGTGATTGTGATGGGGCTGTTCGCGGTGCTCGGGGAGTTCAGGGGCGTGGAGGTGGATACGGCGTTTATCACGGCAATCCTGACGGTCATCGGCTTCTCGGTGCACGACACGATTGTGGTGTTCGACCGGGTGCGCGAGGTGGTCTCGCAGGACCCCTATGTGCCGTTCGAGGAGGCGGTGAACGCGAGCCTGACCGAGACGCTGGCGCGGTCGATCAATACGTCGGTGACGGTGCTGCTGACGATCGTGGCGATGCTGCTGATCGGCGGCGAAACGATCCGGAACTTCCTGCTGGTGCTGCTGGTGGGCATCGTGGCGGGGACGTATTCGAGCATCGGGGTGGCCTCGCAGGTGCTGGTGGCGTGGGAGAACGGCGACCTGGCGAAGCTGTGGCGGAAGGTGCGGGGGCAGCAGAAGCTGGCGGCCGAGGCGGCCTGA
- the secD gene encoding protein translocase subunit SecD, producing the protein MRSTTTVLLFLFVVALTTFSIIVVWPSTPERYLPGDFWPSGRGIKIGDFERETMRLGLDLRGGVRLVLEADPPPDYQGDLDQALESAKQVVERRVNAFGVSEAEIARASGNRLSVQVPGISLTEAQNLIGKTASLEFMVYDDQYNLVPATGVVNGQTLQMTGAYLKNNTYPSRLGTTFAVNFETTGVGAELMEQITTRALQYPPGDPRRLLVVMLDGEVLSEAEVQAVIRDRGQITGQPTFSEANTLSKQLNAGALPIPLRTVQASEVSATLGEDSVLASVKAGLVGLASVMLFMVLYYRLPGLLASAALVVYTSVTLMIFKLVPVTLTLSGIAAFVLSVGMAVDANILIFERLKEELRRGRTLNAAIDIGFRRAWSSIRDSNVSTLITCVILYWFGDQFGAALVKGFALTLAIGVLVSMFSAITVTRTFLKMLLGTPLAKSGFLFNASEVPAQERRRRLAEAAGE; encoded by the coding sequence GTGCGTAGTACCACGACGGTCCTGCTGTTTCTGTTCGTTGTCGCGCTGACGACCTTCAGCATCATCGTCGTCTGGCCGAGCACGCCCGAGCGGTACCTGCCGGGCGACTTCTGGCCCTCGGGGCGCGGGATCAAGATTGGCGACTTCGAGCGGGAGACGATGCGGCTCGGGCTCGACCTGCGGGGCGGGGTGCGGCTGGTACTCGAGGCCGACCCGCCGCCGGACTACCAGGGCGACCTCGACCAGGCGCTGGAGAGCGCGAAGCAGGTGGTGGAGCGGCGCGTGAATGCGTTCGGCGTGAGCGAGGCGGAGATTGCGCGCGCGAGCGGGAACCGGCTGAGCGTGCAGGTCCCGGGGATTTCGCTGACGGAGGCGCAGAACCTCATCGGGAAGACGGCGTCGCTGGAGTTCATGGTGTACGACGACCAGTACAACCTCGTCCCGGCGACCGGGGTGGTGAACGGGCAGACGCTGCAGATGACGGGCGCCTACCTGAAGAACAACACGTACCCGTCGCGGCTGGGGACGACGTTTGCGGTGAACTTCGAGACGACGGGCGTCGGCGCCGAGCTGATGGAGCAGATAACGACCCGGGCGCTGCAGTATCCGCCGGGAGACCCGCGGCGGCTGCTGGTGGTGATGCTCGACGGCGAGGTGCTGAGCGAGGCGGAGGTGCAGGCCGTCATCCGGGACCGGGGGCAGATTACAGGGCAGCCGACGTTCAGCGAGGCGAATACGCTCTCGAAGCAGCTGAACGCCGGCGCGCTGCCGATTCCGCTGCGGACGGTGCAGGCGAGCGAGGTGAGCGCGACGCTCGGCGAGGACTCGGTGCTCGCCTCGGTAAAGGCCGGCCTCGTCGGCCTGGCGTCGGTGATGCTGTTCATGGTGCTGTACTACCGGCTCCCGGGCCTGCTGGCTTCGGCGGCGCTGGTGGTATACACGTCGGTGACGCTAATGATTTTCAAGCTGGTGCCGGTGACGCTGACGCTCTCGGGCATTGCGGCGTTCGTGCTCTCGGTGGGTATGGCGGTCGACGCGAACATCCTGATTTTCGAGCGGCTGAAAGAGGAGCTGCGGCGCGGGCGGACGCTGAACGCGGCGATCGACATCGGGTTCCGGCGAGCGTGGTCGTCGATTCGCGACTCGAACGTCTCGACGCTAATTACGTGCGTCATCCTGTACTGGTTCGGAGACCAGTTCGGGGCGGCGCTGGTGAAAGGTTTCGCGCTGACGCTGGCGATCGGTGTGCTGGTGAGCATGTTCTCGGCGATCACCGTGACGCGGACCTTCCTGAAGATGCTGCTGGGGACGCCGCTGGCGAAGAGCGGGTTCCTGTTCAATGCGTCGGAAGTGCCGGCGCAAGAGCGGCGCCGGCGGCTGGCCGAGGCCGCGGGGGAGTAG
- the yajC gene encoding preprotein translocase subunit YajC gives MAAMWSVIFYTGLAVAAFYFILLQPVLKEKKEQRKAVQQLKIGDEVITTGGLIGEVKDVVVPAEGPTQIILEIAPGVRVRAVTDAIARRLSTLEPAGGAAQATEGTTGEVTRSGA, from the coding sequence ATGGCCGCAATGTGGAGCGTGATTTTCTATACGGGGCTGGCGGTTGCCGCCTTTTACTTCATCCTGCTGCAGCCGGTGCTGAAGGAGAAGAAGGAGCAGCGGAAGGCGGTCCAGCAGCTGAAGATCGGCGACGAGGTGATTACGACGGGCGGGCTGATCGGCGAGGTGAAGGATGTGGTGGTGCCTGCGGAGGGCCCGACGCAGATCATCCTCGAGATTGCGCCGGGGGTGCGGGTCCGGGCGGTGACCGATGCGATCGCGCGGCGGCTGAGCACGCTGGAGCCGGCGGGAGGCGCCGCGCAGGCGACGGAGGGGACGACGGGCGAGGTGACACGCTCGGGTGCGTAG
- a CDS encoding HD domain-containing protein, with protein MGQATLLDVLADGRAGERLRAFDAAGGLTALIPELEAGRGFAQPELHAYDVLGHSLAAVEAVDAVFGDGVPGREFREAIGWVDFDRWLEREVGGVPLPALVRLGALLHDVAKPATATFEDGRLRFPRHGPAGADMMAPRLAALGLEAEAAALVGRLIRYHLRPAELVRNWPATDRAVRRFVRDLDGEVLALMVVNLADGWATQGPRYTREHFRRHCGFVNYVLARAWGATEGDGPEPLVTGDDLIAELGLSGGRLLGAVLTSVRHAQLEGQIRTRDEALALARDVLTRPGFAE; from the coding sequence ATGGGCCAGGCAACGCTGCTGGATGTGCTGGCCGACGGCCGGGCCGGGGAACGGCTGCGGGCGTTCGACGCGGCCGGCGGGCTTACGGCGCTGATCCCCGAGCTGGAGGCGGGGCGCGGATTTGCGCAGCCGGAGCTGCACGCCTACGACGTGCTCGGGCACAGTCTCGCGGCGGTGGAGGCGGTGGACGCGGTCTTTGGCGACGGAGTCCCCGGGCGGGAGTTCCGGGAGGCGATCGGGTGGGTGGATTTCGACCGGTGGCTGGAGCGGGAGGTTGGCGGGGTGCCGCTCCCGGCGCTGGTTCGGCTGGGGGCGCTGCTGCACGACGTGGCGAAGCCGGCGACAGCGACGTTCGAGGACGGGCGGCTGCGGTTTCCGCGGCACGGGCCGGCAGGTGCGGATATGATGGCGCCGCGGCTGGCGGCCCTCGGGCTCGAGGCCGAGGCGGCTGCGCTGGTGGGGCGGCTCATCCGCTACCACCTGCGGCCGGCAGAGCTGGTCCGGAACTGGCCGGCGACTGACCGGGCGGTGCGGCGGTTCGTTCGCGACCTCGACGGCGAGGTGCTGGCGCTTATGGTGGTGAACCTGGCCGACGGATGGGCGACGCAGGGGCCGCGGTACACGCGGGAGCACTTCCGGCGGCACTGTGGGTTCGTGAACTATGTGCTGGCGCGGGCGTGGGGCGCGACCGAAGGCGACGGGCCGGAGCCGCTGGTGACCGGTGATGACCTCATCGCGGAGCTGGGGCTTTCCGGTGGACGCTTGCTGGGGGCTGTCCTAACATCGGTTCGCCACGCCCAGCTCGAGGGGCAGATTCGGACGAGGGATGAGGCCCTCGCACTGGCACGCGACGTGCTGACGCGCCCCGGGTTCGCGGAGTAG
- a CDS encoding MFS transporter: protein MNGNVSPASFRIRSLTVPVYLPTFLFAVGQGAVIPVMPLYAIEIGASPAFAGFLVALRGIGTMAFDIPAGIMVSRLGERWAMLAATAVLFFIAVGFALAPATLLLAPLAFLMGCTWAVWMLARLSYATDVSPLDQRGRVLSLIGGSNRIGNFAGPFIGAAGATLIGTDAAFYLQALLALAAAITIFAVVRETPPDHGAAAGGHPVLGVLREHAAVFATAGLASLAIQVLRSSRQAVIPLWGDRIGLDAAQVSIIFGLSSALDMTLFYPVGIVMDRWGRKFAGVPCLLFMSAGMLFVPLSDSYLALLLASLLISFGNGLGSGINMTLGSDFSPAVGRGEFLGAWRLVTDLGTAGGPLLVSAIIGVSSLGAAAVATGGIGLAGAAVLTFLVPEPLRRHRPAAGPAPGA, encoded by the coding sequence GTGAACGGAAACGTCAGCCCGGCGTCCTTCCGCATCCGCTCCCTTACCGTCCCGGTCTACCTCCCCACCTTCCTCTTTGCGGTCGGGCAGGGCGCGGTCATCCCCGTCATGCCCCTCTACGCCATCGAGATCGGCGCCTCCCCCGCCTTCGCCGGCTTCCTCGTTGCCCTCCGCGGCATCGGCACCATGGCCTTCGATATCCCCGCCGGCATCATGGTCTCCCGCCTCGGCGAACGCTGGGCCATGCTCGCCGCCACCGCCGTCCTCTTCTTCATCGCCGTCGGCTTCGCCCTCGCCCCGGCCACGCTCCTCCTCGCACCGCTCGCCTTCCTCATGGGCTGCACCTGGGCCGTCTGGATGCTCGCCCGCCTCTCCTACGCCACCGACGTCTCCCCGCTCGACCAGCGCGGCCGCGTCCTCTCCCTCATCGGCGGCTCCAACCGCATCGGCAACTTCGCCGGCCCCTTCATCGGCGCTGCCGGCGCGACGCTCATCGGCACCGATGCCGCCTTCTACCTCCAGGCCCTGCTCGCCCTCGCCGCCGCCATCACGATCTTCGCCGTCGTCCGCGAAACACCCCCCGACCACGGCGCCGCCGCCGGCGGCCACCCCGTACTTGGCGTTCTCCGCGAACACGCCGCCGTCTTCGCCACAGCCGGGCTCGCTTCCCTTGCCATCCAGGTCCTCCGCTCCAGCCGCCAGGCCGTCATCCCCCTCTGGGGCGACCGCATCGGCCTCGATGCCGCCCAGGTCTCCATCATCTTCGGCCTCTCCTCCGCCCTCGATATGACCCTCTTCTACCCTGTCGGCATCGTCATGGACCGCTGGGGCCGGAAGTTCGCCGGCGTCCCCTGCCTCCTCTTCATGAGCGCCGGCATGCTCTTCGTCCCCCTCAGCGATTCCTACCTCGCCCTCCTGCTCGCCAGCCTTCTGATCTCCTTCGGGAACGGCCTCGGCAGCGGCATCAACATGACCCTCGGCTCCGACTTCTCCCCCGCCGTCGGCCGCGGAGAGTTCCTCGGCGCATGGCGCCTCGTCACCGACCTCGGCACCGCCGGCGGTCCCCTCCTCGTCAGCGCCATCATCGGCGTCAGCTCCCTCGGCGCCGCTGCCGTCGCCACAGGCGGCATCGGGCTGGCCGGCGCAGCCGTCCTCACCTTCCTCGTCCCCGAACCGCTCCGCCGTCACCGCCCGGCTGCCGGGCCGGCCCCCGGCGCCTGA